One region of Trachemys scripta elegans isolate TJP31775 chromosome 8, CAS_Tse_1.0, whole genome shotgun sequence genomic DNA includes:
- the C8H5orf58 gene encoding LOW QUALITY PROTEIN: putative uncharacterized protein C5orf58 homolog (The sequence of the model RefSeq protein was modified relative to this genomic sequence to represent the inferred CDS: deleted 2 bases in 1 codon) — MKLQLAMLLQRSPLSLVNDIYMNNPPPACRNKKLDKTSMFKMFKSDVADQQFSLETAIKNIDKMSSELKKLNVKSQLLLCDLTLNFSHPVKTTVSREVEEKKTDFEELQNSIKFHADASINNSLSH, encoded by the exons ATGAAGCTACAGCTAGCAATGCTACTGCAAA GATCTCCTTTGTCTCTAGTTAATGACATTTACATgaacaaccccccc ccagctTGCAGGAATAAGAAACTGGACAAAACATCTATGTTCAAG ATGTTTAAGAGTGATGTTGCTGACCAGCAGTTTAGCCTggaaactgcaattaaaaatattgataAAATGTCCAGTGAGTTGAAGAAACTAAATG TGAAAAGCCAACTGCTGCTCTGTGACCTTACTTTGAACTTCAGTCATCCTGTGAAGACCACAGTTTCAAGGGAggtagaagaaaagaaaacagattttgagGAATTACAGAATTCCATCAAGTTCCATGCTGATGCTTCCATTAACAACTCTTTGAGCCATTAA